The region AGCATTTAACAACAGATTAAGCGGACCTGTAGCACTGTATATGTACAACCAGATCATAGAAATGACTACCATCGATATTACAGATGGAAGAAAATAGCTCGCCTGAAAGACTCTTTTAAGCCTTATTCCACCTGTCAGGAGAATAGCCAAAAATAACGAAATAACAGTCGTTATTGGAACTGTTATAATTACAAAACTAAATGTATTAAGAAGAGCTTTGAGGAAAATCTTATCTGAAAAAGCTCTTGTGTAATTGGACAATCCGATAAATTTCATAGCCGGGTTTAGTCCAGAATAATCTGTGAAGCTGACAAAAATCGAGAAAATCAATGGATAAGCCGTGAAAAAAATGAAACTGACAATCCACGGAAGTAAGAACAATATTGTGATTCTGCCTCTTTTTTTCATAATTTTTCACTCCACCAAAAACAGGGAGCCAGAGCTCCCTGTTTTTTTCTACATACCCACCTCATCGAGAATTCTCTGAATTTCCGTGTTGTAGAAATTCAAAACTTCATCGACATCTTTGTAGGAAATTATCAAATCATCTACCACATTCGTCAGAACATCCTCGATTTTTGGCCATGCAGGAGTCGGCGGAACAGGAAAAGCTGTTTTCAATTGCTCAAAAAAGACTAAGTGTAATGGATTGTCCTCAAACCATGGGTCTGAAGAAGCCTTTGGATCAGCAGGATAGACCCCTGGATAATGTTTGGTTATGATCATAGCTATCTCTGGTCTCATAAGATAATTTATAAATTTTCTCGCAGCATCTACATTTTTTGTCTGAGAAGGCACAGCGAGTATTTCCCCTCCTAAAAATGAAGCATGAATTCCGTCAGGTTTATCAGGTTTTGGTATAAGACATACACCATAATTTAAATTTGGATATGATTGTGCAAGCGTTCCTATTGACCAGGCCCCACTTACTAAAAAACCTACCCGACCTTCTCCAAACGCATCACCGAGATCTTTTTGTTTGCTTTTCAAAGCGTACTTAGAAAGTTCTTGATAAAATCTGGCCGTATCTCTATTCTGTTGAGAGTTGAGAGTAGCTTTTTTCAAATCCTTGGAAATAACATTTCCACCATTTCCCCATATAGCCAGCAAAAACCATTCCTGCCACGGGCTATATACTTCTCCAGCAGGCAAACCAATTCCGTAAACATCCGGCAATTCAGAAATTTTTCTGGCAGCCTCGAGCAATTCAGACCACGTCTGCGGCGGCCGATCCGGATCAAGCCCTGCTTTCATCATAAGATCAACATTGTAGAACATGGCGCGTGTTCCAAGCAACCATGGATAGCCGTAGTATTTTCCCATGTATTCAGTACTATTCATACCCGGAAAATCCCTATATTTTTCAAGATCCTCCGGATGAAGTTCCGAAAGTACCCCCTCTGAAGCAAAATTTGCTATCCATGTATTTCCCAATTCCACAACATCCGGCGCAGCCCCGGCTGCGATTGCAGTAACTATCTTGTCAAATCCAGTCGACCATGAAAGCTGAACTACTTCCACTTCAATATCGGGAAACTCCTTTGAAAAACCGGAAAGGACTTCTTTTGCCAGAGCATCATCCATCATAAATTGCCAGAATGTAAGTTTGGTTTTTCCAAAGCTGATGACTACAAGGACGAGTATGACAAAGATAAAAAACTTTCTCAACATCTTCAAACACCCCCTTTTAAAAACCGTGATATTTTTTTAAAAACATACCCCATAACAATCGGAGAAAGGGAGTAGGTAACGATATAATTTCTATCGCAGAAATACGTCTTCAGAAATGGATTTCTCGTTATTATGTGAACTGTTTCAAAATTTTCCGACAACTTTCTATGGGCAACTATTTCTTTATCCGAAGCATCAATCAAAAGATCTATAATCAGAACATTTCCAGACACACTGTTGATCCCACTGAAAGGAATAATCTTTGCCTTTAAAAACCTTTTTGCCTGTTTCTTAAAAAATTCGAGATAGCTCTCAGATACATCTGCCTCACTGTAAAATGTCAAATCGGGAAGCACCAATACAGCTTGTTCTGATCTCAATTGCTCAATATGAAATTCCACCGCTTCTTCAATTGCATGGCGGATAAATCCATAACTATCCTCAATAGCAGGAGAGATTTTTTCTATGCGTTGCATACTTTCGGCAAGAAATGTTTTTTCAAGTTTTCCATTTTTGATAAGTTTATGAAGCATTTCAACATAGATTCTCAAAGTTCTGGGGCGAGAAATTATTAGCATATCTCCTCTTGAACTAAAAAAATCCACTAATATATCTTCAGGGCTGTAATGCCGCGAAAGAGATTTCATTTCCACAGCATCACTTATGATCAAACCATCATACTGCAACTCATTCCTGAGCATGGAGTCTATGAATCTTCTTGAAATTGAGGCCGGTTTTTCATCGATCTTTGAATAGATTACATGTGCCATCATTATAGAATCGACACCATTTTGAACAGCTATCCTGAACGGATAAAGGTCCTTATCAAGTTCTTCACGATCAATATCGACAACAGCAATTTCCTGGTGGCTATCCTGGCGAGTTCTACCATGGCCAGGAAAATGTTTTGCACACGAAAGCAAACCAGCTGCTTTATAACCATTTATAGCAGATAATCCAAACTCGGAAACTTTTTTTGGATCGCTTCCATAGCTTCTGTAACCAATCACAGGGTTAGTTTCCGGGAACTTTAAATCCAATACAGGCGCAAAGATCATATTTATTCCAAGTTCTTTCATAAATTTTCCGGATAAATTACAATACTTGAACACAAAATCCGGATTTGTTTGTCCGAAGAGAAGATTACCCGGAGATTGAGGGATGAACGGCAAAATTTCAAGCTGACCGCCTTCGTGATCTGTGGAAACCAACAACTTTTTTCCCTCAAGATTGCACATTATCTCAGCAAATTCAGATGGATCTTCGAAAACCGAAGGATAAAGGAGAACTCCACCAATATCGTAATTCAAAACAACTTTTAAATCATCTGAATTTGATACACCGCAAAAGAAAACTTTCTCATATCTTCCCATTTTGAACGCACCCTTTGCTTTCAAAAACGTATTTCGCAAATTCATAATCGTAGAAAAACCTTTCTAAGAATGCCAAAACAGAACCAAGCGCAACTGTCTTAGAACCACTCATATCCAGTTGCCAGTTGATTTTTTTCACCCTCTTCACAGTAACCTGGCTTTCTATCTTATCTATTACTTTTGAAAGAACGCGCTCCCCAAGTAGATGAAAATCCCCTCCAAGGACAAACAACTCCGGGTCAATTAAATTAACCGCAGTTGCAACCTTATCGCAGATATGCTTTATAAAAGCTTCGAGATCATTCTCGTGTTCTGTTAAAAGATTTCTGTTTTTTTCAAGATCTTCAACTGTAAAAGGCGTTTTTCTTATTACCGGGACACCTTCTCCAAGCTCGCCAGCAGACCCATTACTACCCTCATAAATCGTCCCGTTTATAACCATGCCCGCTCCAAGTCCGACAGGCTTTGAAAGTTCATAGGGGATTGAAAGCAGTAAATACACCAGGTTGTTTGCAAAATTCAAATAACACGCTGCGGCAGCATTTGCATCGTTAAAGAGCAAAAATGGACCATGATAAATACCATTCAGGGAATAATTTTCTATGCCAAGTGCTTCAGAAAACACGATGAAATTCTCAGAAGATTTTATTAATCCCGGCATAGCTATTGTCACAACATCAAACGAATTTTCAAATAAAACCTTGGAAACAACTTGTTCAAAATTTTCTCTATCAATATTAGTAATTAATCTTTTAAAAAAAAGAGCTCTTCCCAGAAAATCGCTGATTGTCCAGCATATCTCTCCTTGTTCTACAGATATACCAAGTAGCTTGAGCCACTCAGGATTCAAGCAAAGTAGTCGGGGTTTTCTCCCACCAGCACTTTTAGCAGGCAGATGATCTTTTACAAAAACTATTCCGCACTCAAGAAGATATCTCAAATTTCTTGAAATAGTTGATTCATTTACAGATAATTCTTCGCTAATGCCCTGAGCTGTCATAGGTCCATTTTTTTTGAGACAAGATAGTATTTGATGGTGCAGATGGTTCAGCATGTTTTTCACCTCTTGTTAGTTGCTTGCATACTGCAACTAACTTATCATAAATATCACTCTCAGTCAAAAGCTGTAAAATGGGAAAATTCTCGAATAACAAAATAATTTTTACTGTTTTAAACTAAAAACCTCCATTTTTTAAAAAATATCTTGTCTTATCGTGACTTTTCTAAAAATATCTTTAATAAAAAAGCCAGCCTTGTATGGCTGGCACCACATCATATTTCAATTTTGTGAACCATTCCTCCTATAGCGGTGGCTTCCTGCTTCACCGACCAAACTTGCCACTGGAAAATTCGATAGTAAAGGCATTATCTTTATAGTCTCAGGTGGTCCACATGCTGATTGCTTGTAATTGCATACAAAAATAAATATTTGTCTGCTGCAACTCATCTTCACTTTCTGCAGGATGAAGACTTCTTGCAGGGCACAAGTTAAATCAAACCTTCACTGGCTCTCTTGATAAGAACATCTCTTACGCATTTTATATGTTCCTCCATTAATTTCTCGGATAATTCTATATCTTTGCTCTTTATTGCTTTGTATATTTGCAAATGTTCTTGATAAGACTGTTTAATTCGCCCCGGATAGGAAAGCGAAAATACCCTTACTCTGTAAAGTTTATCTCGCAAAGCAGATATAACCTTTCTGAGCTCCTCGTTTTTAGATCCCATTACTATAACATTATGAAAATCTGTATTGAGCTGTAACAATCTTTGCAAATTCTCGGAATCAGCTGCAATTGACATTTCTTTCACTATCTGCTCTAAAATTGATATGTTTTCATCATAGCCTCTTTCTATAAAAAGTCTCACAGCTAATCTCTCCAGATACATTCTCAATAAAAGCAGATCTTCGATTTCCTTTCTATTCCATTTTTTCACTGAGAAACCCTTATGAGGTTCTACATCAATAAGCCCTTCAGCCGCAAGATAATTTAATGCTTCTCTTACTGGCGTTACGCTAACGCCAAGGTCCTTGGCAAGGCTATCGATTACTATCTTTTGACCCGGTGAATAACGCCCTTTCAGTATGTATTCTTTTACTCTTTCTACTACTTCATCCTTCAAAGATTTTCTACCTATAACTGTCAAAGCAATTCCTCCTCAGTTCACTGATTATACTATTTTCCCAAGCGCTTTGATTTGATTTTCTTAGATATAAACGGATAAAACAGCGAAAAAACCGTCAACAATATAAGAACTAAAGAAATCTTAGATTGAAAAAATATTGTGAAATCACCGTCAGAGAGCATCAAAGATTGCCTGAATGATTGCTCTAATTTTCCACCTACAACAGTTGCCAAAATCAATGGAGCAGTTGGAATTTCAAATTTTCTCATGGCATATCCGAGTAATCCAAATATTATTAGGAGATAAAAATCAACTGTACTCACATTGACAGCATACACACCTATGAAACACAGGGCAGCAACCAAAGGATACAGTATTTTTGGAGGTACTGCAAGCACTCTCACAAGTAGCCCTGCTAAAGGAAGATTGATCACGGCGCATATAATGTCTCCTACAAAAAGTGCTGCGATAATACCCCAGCCAATTTCGGGATATTGTTGAAACAAAAGAGGCCCTGGTTGAAGCCCATAGATCATGAGTGCACCAAGCATGACTGCCGCTGTACCAGACCCGGGTATGCCCAGCGTGAGAGTTGGTATCATAGCCCCTATAGAACAAGCATTATTTGCCGATTCTGGCGCTGCAACTCCTTCAATGGCTCCTTTACCAAATTTTTCTGGATTTTTTGAGAGTTTCTTTTCAACGTTATAAGACATGAGGGCTGCTATAGTTCCTCCTGCACCGGGTAGTATTCCTATCAGGAATCCTAAAGGTGCAGATCTCAATATTGGTACGACACTCCTTCTCCATTGCTCTTTTGTAATCCAAATTCGCTTGAATTTTTTTTGGATGGATCTATTAGATTCTTTTTTAGCCATCTTTTCAAGATTTTTTAGTACCTCACCCAAACCATAAACTCCCATAATTACCACTATGAAATCAATTCCTCCTTGAAGTTCCAAAACACCGAACGTAAATCTGGAAACACCCGATTGGGGATCAAGCCCAATGACCGATATCATCAACCCTATTGTCATCGACAATAATCCCTTCAAAACCTTGCCTTCCGATAGAGAGGCTGTGGCAGTCAAAGCTAAAACCATAAGTGCAAAATACTCAGGTGGCCCGAACATTAAAGCAATTTTTGCAAGTGGCAAAGCAAGAAAAACAAAGCCAATTGCAGCAAGCAGGCCACCTATAAAAGAAGCTATCGCTGAGATAGCAAGAGCAGCTTCAGCTTCGCCATTCATTGCCATAGGATATCCGTCAAAACAAGTCGCAACTGCTGATGCGTCTCCCGGGATGTTGAGTAAGATTGAACTTCGTGATCCACCAAA is a window of Pseudothermotoga elfii DSM 9442 = NBRC 107921 DNA encoding:
- a CDS encoding sugar ABC transporter substrate-binding protein, which translates into the protein MLRKFFIFVILVLVVISFGKTKLTFWQFMMDDALAKEVLSGFSKEFPDIEVEVVQLSWSTGFDKIVTAIAAGAAPDVVELGNTWIANFASEGVLSELHPEDLEKYRDFPGMNSTEYMGKYYGYPWLLGTRAMFYNVDLMMKAGLDPDRPPQTWSELLEAARKISELPDVYGIGLPAGEVYSPWQEWFLLAIWGNGGNVISKDLKKATLNSQQNRDTARFYQELSKYALKSKQKDLGDAFGEGRVGFLVSGAWSIGTLAQSYPNLNYGVCLIPKPDKPDGIHASFLGGEILAVPSQTKNVDAARKFINYLMRPEIAMIITKHYPGVYPADPKASSDPWFEDNPLHLVFFEQLKTAFPVPPTPAWPKIEDVLTNVVDDLIISYKDVDEVLNFYNTEIQRILDEVGM
- a CDS encoding glycoside hydrolase family 3 N-terminal domain-containing protein, which encodes MGRYEKVFFCGVSNSDDLKVVLNYDIGGVLLYPSVFEDPSEFAEIMCNLEGKKLLVSTDHEGGQLEILPFIPQSPGNLLFGQTNPDFVFKYCNLSGKFMKELGINMIFAPVLDLKFPETNPVIGYRSYGSDPKKVSEFGLSAINGYKAAGLLSCAKHFPGHGRTRQDSHQEIAVVDIDREELDKDLYPFRIAVQNGVDSIMMAHVIYSKIDEKPASISRRFIDSMLRNELQYDGLIISDAVEMKSLSRHYSPEDILVDFFSSRGDMLIISRPRTLRIYVEMLHKLIKNGKLEKTFLAESMQRIEKISPAIEDSYGFIRHAIEEAVEFHIEQLRSEQAVLVLPDLTFYSEADVSESYLEFFKKQAKRFLKAKIIPFSGINSVSGNVLIIDLLIDASDKEIVAHRKLSENFETVHIITRNPFLKTYFCDRNYIVTYSLSPIVMGYVFKKISRFLKGGV
- a CDS encoding ROK family transcriptional regulator, with protein sequence MLNHLHHQILSCLKKNGPMTAQGISEELSVNESTISRNLRYLLECGIVFVKDHLPAKSAGGRKPRLLCLNPEWLKLLGISVEQGEICWTISDFLGRALFFKRLITNIDRENFEQVVSKVLFENSFDVVTIAMPGLIKSSENFIVFSEALGIENYSLNGIYHGPFLLFNDANAAAACYLNFANNLVYLLLSIPYELSKPVGLGAGMVINGTIYEGSNGSAGELGEGVPVIRKTPFTVEDLEKNRNLLTEHENDLEAFIKHICDKVATAVNLIDPELFVLGGDFHLLGERVLSKVIDKIESQVTVKRVKKINWQLDMSGSKTVALGSVLAFLERFFYDYEFAKYVFESKGCVQNGKI
- a CDS encoding GntR family transcriptional regulator, with the protein product MTVIGRKSLKDEVVERVKEYILKGRYSPGQKIVIDSLAKDLGVSVTPVREALNYLAAEGLIDVEPHKGFSVKKWNRKEIEDLLLLRMYLERLAVRLFIERGYDENISILEQIVKEMSIAADSENLQRLLQLNTDFHNVIVMGSKNEELRKVISALRDKLYRVRVFSLSYPGRIKQSYQEHLQIYKAIKSKDIELSEKLMEEHIKCVRDVLIKRASEGLI
- a CDS encoding tripartite tricarboxylate transporter permease; translated protein: MEALQHLIYGLEVVLRPSNMLWITIGSVLGTILGMVPGLGPATGIALLLPLTFVLKPETALIAMAAIFFGAMFGGSRSSILLNIPGDASAVATCFDGYPMAMNGEAEAALAISAIASFIGGLLAAIGFVFLALPLAKIALMFGPPEYFALMVLALTATASLSEGKVLKGLLSMTIGLMISVIGLDPQSGVSRFTFGVLELQGGIDFIVVIMGVYGLGEVLKNLEKMAKKESNRSIQKKFKRIWITKEQWRRSVVPILRSAPLGFLIGILPGAGGTIAALMSYNVEKKLSKNPEKFGKGAIEGVAAPESANNACSIGAMIPTLTLGIPGSGTAAVMLGALMIYGLQPGPLLFQQYPEIGWGIIAALFVGDIICAVINLPLAGLLVRVLAVPPKILYPLVAALCFIGVYAVNVSTVDFYLLIIFGLLGYAMRKFEIPTAPLILATVVGGKLEQSFRQSLMLSDGDFTIFFQSKISLVLILLTVFSLFYPFISKKIKSKRLGK